The Streptococcus marmotae genome contains the following window.
ATAATAAATCTCCTTTTATGAATAAATAGAATGCTGTTCTACCGATTAGAGATAGAACATTGTTACCCTAGAAGTGAGTGACTGTCCTCATGCTATTTCTAGCTTCACCACGCCCATCAGGCGTCCCTGATACAATATGACAAAGCTACATCCCTAGTGAAAATAGTGGCCTTGGATACAAAAACAGGACCGTCTCAGATACATCTAAACGGTCCCTCAATTCAACTGTAAAAACGAAAACAGACTGATTGGACGTGCCAGCTAGATGTATCTCATCTATGTAGGCATCGTCAAAACTACCACAGCCACATAGATACAAACGTAACGTTCCCGTGTTTGCATCCATGTTTCCATGTCTACAAACACTATCTAAAATAGCTGTAGAAATATGTATGATTGCTTGCTGTTAACTGGCAATTCAGTACCATATCGTAGTTCTCCATTTCTCATTTCTCTTAGGCTATAAAAATAATAAAATATTTTAATTCATTTGTCAAGAATTTTTATACATAAATTGTCAGATTTTTTCAACTTTTTTGAACAATGTGACGATTTCAGTCAAAAAGCAGACAAAACCGCTTTTCTTACACTAATTCATTCAAGGGTTTGAAAATAATTTTTTCCAAATCGGCAATGTAGACTGAGAGCTGCTGTTGCTTGGTAAAATAATCTGTCAGTAAGCTATTCCCCTGAATTTTCTGATTAAAGTCTTGTAATGTTTGCTGCAAATCACTTCTTGGCATTTGTCCAGACTGTAGTTGCTGTTGCACTTCTCGTTGGAAAGCGACATACTTTTCTAGGATGTCCTTAGCTTCCTTGTTTTCTTCAACAGCAGCCTTGCTTGCTTCTGCTGCCTTATATTCTGGAAGCTGGCGAATGCTGCGTTCCAATTCATTTGCAATATCATAGATATTTTGTGCCATCATTGTCTCCTAATCTACGAACACTTGATAGCTGGTCTGCTCATGGATAATCTGCTCAGCCCGCTCCAAATCCTCTTTATTTTTAAATGTAATTTGTA
Protein-coding sequences here:
- a CDS encoding YlbF/YmcA family competence regulator; protein product: MAQNIYDIANELERSIRQLPEYKAAEASKAAVEENKEAKDILEKYVAFQREVQQQLQSGQMPRSDLQQTLQDFNQKIQGNSLLTDYFTKQQQLSVYIADLEKIIFKPLNELV